Proteins from a genomic interval of Sphingobacterium sp. SYP-B4668:
- the lptB gene encoding LPS export ABC transporter ATP-binding protein, with protein MILKAEHLIKKYKQRVVVNDVSFHVEQGEIVGLLGPNGAGKTTSFYMIVGLIKPNEGHVYLDDQEITSDAMYQRAQKGIGYLAQEASVFRKLSVEDNILAVLEIHHPNKEERKEKLEELLTEFSLHRVRKNRGDLLSGGERRRTEIARALAANPSFILLDEPFAGVDPIAVEEIQTIVSKLKTRNIGILITDHNVQETLSITDRAYLLTEGKIMLTGTPEEIANNELARKFYLGRHFELRRKKL; from the coding sequence ATGATCTTAAAAGCAGAGCACCTCATTAAAAAATATAAACAACGTGTTGTTGTCAATGATGTATCCTTCCATGTAGAGCAGGGTGAGATAGTAGGACTCCTAGGCCCTAATGGGGCAGGAAAAACGACTTCCTTCTATATGATCGTAGGTCTAATCAAACCTAATGAAGGACATGTTTATCTAGATGACCAAGAGATTACCAGTGATGCAATGTACCAACGCGCTCAGAAGGGGATTGGTTACCTTGCTCAGGAAGCCTCTGTTTTTAGAAAGCTATCTGTGGAAGACAATATTCTAGCGGTATTGGAGATCCATCATCCCAATAAAGAGGAGCGTAAGGAGAAGTTAGAAGAACTATTGACGGAATTCAGTCTCCATCGCGTCCGCAAGAATAGAGGCGACCTCCTTTCTGGGGGCGAGAGACGACGTACGGAAATTGCAAGAGCTCTTGCTGCAAATCCATCATTCATTTTATTGGATGAGCCTTTTGCGGGTGTCGACCCTATTGCCGTAGAGGAAATTCAGACCATCGTATCTAAATTAAAGACCAGAAATATCGGCATACTGATAACGGATCACAACGTACAGGAGACACTTTCCATCACTGACAGAGCATACCTTTTGACCGAAGGCAAGATTATGTTGACTGGCACCCCCGAAGAAATTGCAAACAATGAATTGGCGCGTAAGTTCTACTTGGGCCGCCATTTTGAGTTGAGACGCAAAAAATTATAG